A segment of the Hordeum vulgare subsp. vulgare unplaced genomic scaffold, MorexV3_pseudomolecules_assembly, whole genome shotgun sequence genome:
CATCCAAATCTGGATCAATACCAGCAAAAACATCTCGGAACAATGTTCTAGCGCCATGCCAAATGTGTCCGAAAAAGAAGAGCAAAGCAAAGGTAGCATGACCAAAAGTGAACCAACCCCTTGGACTGCTGCGAAAAACACCATCGGATTTCAAAGTAGCCCGGTCTAATTCAAAAATTTCCCCTAATTGAGAACGCCTCGCATATTTTTTTACAGTAGCAGGATCAGAATAATTTACTCCATTAAGTTCGCCACCATAGAACTCCACCGTTACGCCTACTTGTTCAACACTATATTTGGATTCTGCTCTTCTAAAAGGAACGTCCGCTCTAACAATTCCCTCCTCATCTACCAAAACAACCGGAAATGTTTCAAAAAAGTAGGCATACGGCGTACAAAAAGCTCACGTCCTTCTTTATCTCTAAAGACGGGATGTCCTAACCATCCAACAGCTATTCCATCCCCATTGTCCATTGAGCCCGCTCTGAATAATCCCCCTTTTGCCGGATTATTACCAATATAATCATAAAAGGCTAATTTTTCGGGAATTTTAGACCAAGCTTCTGATAAACTAAGATTTTCGGCTAAACCATTGCTAACTCTTCGATATATTTCTTGCTGAAAGTATCCCTGATCCCACTGATAACGAGTAGGCCCAAATAATTCGATTGGGGTCGTTGCTGACCCATACCACATAGTTCCAGCAACTACGAAAGCTGCAAAAAAAAACAGCAGCGATACTACTGGAAAGTACAGTTTCAATATTGCCCATACGTAATCCTTTATATAGACGTTGAGGCGGACGGACACTAAGATGGAATAAGCCCGCTAATATACCCAATGTACCCGCAGCAATATGATGAGAAGCTATTCCCCCCGGAACAAAAGGATCAAAACCTTCTGCACCCCACGCTGGATTTACAGCTTGTACTTTTCCAGTTAGTCCATAAGGATCGGATACCCATATCCCAGGACCATACAAACCCGTTACATGAAATGCCCCAAAGCCAAAGCAAGCCACCCCTGCAAGAAATAAATGAATTCCAAAGATCTTGGGCAAATCCAAAGAGGGTTTTCCCGTCCGCTCATCAGAGAATATTTCTAGGTCCCAATATACCCAATGCCAGATCGCTGCCAAGAAACACAAGCCAGAAAACACAATATGCGTAGCTGCCACACCTTCATAACTCCAAATACCCGGATTTGTTACAGTTCCTCCTGAAATACTCCAACCACCCCACGAATCCGTTATTCCTAAACGAGTCATGAAGGGAATTACGAACATACCTTGTCTCCACATTGGATCCAGAACAGGATCAGAGGGATCAAAAACTGCTAATTCGTATAAAGCCATTGAGCCAGCCCAACCAGAAACTAGAGCTGTGTGCATTATATgcaccgcaagcaatcgacccggatCATTCAATACGACAGTATGAACACGATACCAAGGCAAACCCATGGAAATACCCCTTTagcaaagaaaaatagacacgatGTCGCTTTATTTTATCGCATTGAAAAAGATTATCCATTGTACCTAACCCTTCTAGGGGATTCTGTGTCAGAAAGCGCGAATATTTATTTCATTCCATTAAAAATAAGAAGCCAATTCTGTtcataagaagaaagagaagcagATCTATTCTATACTCGATAAGTGCCAATATGCAATGGGTAACTTGGCCAATTTGGAAAAAACGAAGAATAGATCGCTACCCCTCTTTGTTTAGCATTCGAATCACCCATTCCTTTTTCTTTATTCAATCTGTCTTACCTTTCTTATATGTATAACCTTTCCATCTATGTATTAATAGAATCTATAGTATTCATATAGAATAGAATAAGAATAAAATAGAATAGAATAAGAATAAAAATTAAGACAATAAACTGCAGATTCTTTCTTTCTGTTCCATTCTTACGTTTCCATATTAAAGTGTTTCTTACTTAAATTTAATAATATTAATCTAATATGCCCATTGGTGTTCCAAAAGTACCTTACCGGATTCCTGGAGATGAAGAAGCGACTTGGGTTGACTTATACAATGTTATGTATCGAGAAAGGACACTTTTTTTAGGTCAAGAgattcgttgcgagatcacgaatCATATTACAGGTCTCATGGTATATCTGAGTATAGAAGATGGAATTAgtgatatttttttgtttataaACTCCCCAGGCGGTTGGCTAATCTCAGGAATGGCTATTTTTGATACGATGCAAACGGTGACACCAGATATATATACAATATGCCTcggaatagccgcgtccatggcGTCCTTCATTCTGCTTGGAGGAGAACCCGCCAAGCGTATAGCATTCCCTCACGCGAGGATTATGCTTCACCAACCTGCTAGTGCTTATTATCGGGCAAGGACACCAGAATTTTTACTAGAAGTAGAAGAGTTACACAAAGTTCGCGAAATGATCACAAGGGTTTATGCACTAAGAACAGGCAAGCCTTTTTGGGTTGTATCCGAAGACATGGAAAGGGATGTTTTTATGTCAGCAGACGAAGCCAAAGCTTATGGACTTGTCGATATTGTAGGGGATGAAATGATTGACAAGCACTGCGATACTGATCCAGTGTGGTTTCCGGAAATGTTTAAGGATTGGTAGTGTCCGGATTTCTTGTAAAGTTATTTCACAGCTAAATTCGTGTTTTCCTCGATTTAATAGAAAATAGAAAGACTTCATGATGAGCAATCATCAGGTTAAGATGGATCTAAACCAATCCATTTTTTTCTATATACATACAACATGCCAACGGTTAAACAACTTATTAGAAACGCAAGACAGCCAATACGAAATGCTAGAAAAACGGCTGCGCTTAAAGGATGCCCTCAGCGTCGAGGAACATGTGCTAGGGTGTATGTGCGACTCGTTCAGATCATGACttcaaacaaatataaaaaaaatttgaAGTATCCCTGATTAGTACCAATGAATAGGATATAGCTTCTCTATCCTAGATTTCTATGGTATATGGAATTTCTGGTTTCCTTTGGTGCAAATCGAATTATCTAAATTTGGAAATaagaagcaattctcccattggtaGCAAATGGTTATCCATTAAGCGGAGGAAAtagtaataaaaagaaaaaggcttaTGCTCTTTTATCTTATAAAGAACGGACTAACAGGGTCAGCTACTTAGCCAACTTTCATAATTAAATACCGTCACTGTATGGATAACTCTTATTGTGAAAAGAGCTATTTACTCTATAATGGATAGGTAGAGCCAAAGAATGTGAACTATACAAGTTCGTAATACTTTTTGATGAAAGAAAGGGCTCCGGTGTATAGAGAGGGCCTCACCGTTTAAAAGGGAACCATAGAAACGATGGAACCCACTATTTTTTTTAGTATTATTTAGAATGAATTTGTTATTTCGTATAGAAATAACTGAACGGAGTGGAATAAAAAATCGTGGTTGGGAAGGTTACTATAGCAAAAGCCATTGGAATTAATATTTTATATATCGGAATAATTAGTTTTGTTATTAATGAGAAAAAGGGTGGCTAAAAGAAGAGAAATCATTAGTTATTCATTAAGGTTAATTTGATTCAATGACCAGAGTTCCGCGAGGATATATAGCCCGGAGACGACGAACAAAAATGCGTTCATTTGCCTCAAACTTTAGAGGGGCTCATTTAAGACTTAATCGAATGATTACCCAACAAGTAAAAAGAGCTTTTGTTTCCTCTCATCGAGATAGAGGTAGGCAAAAGAGGGATTTTCGTCGTTTGTGGATCACTCGGATAAACGCAGCAACGCGGGTATATAAAGTATTCGATAGTTATAGTAAATTAATACACAACCTGTAcaagaagaaattgattcttaatCGTAAAATGCTTGCACAAGTAGCTGTATCAAATCCAAATAATCTTTACACGATTTCCAATAAAATAAAGATCATCAATTAAAGGTATAAATAAAGTAATATACTGGAATAATAAAAGATGAATTCCCGGAGAGGGAACTCCGGGaagatacaataaattaagattaAGTGGTAGGAATCGACGAGCTGGATTACTTTCTTTATAATATATATAGGTCTGGCCCTTGCGAATTCGAATAAAACATCAACAATCGGAACTTAAGTTccggttgttgtttcttaaatttTGGTTGTAGTTTCTTAAGTTTCGATTGGAATTGTACTTTTGCGTTAATTGAGGAATATGTCTATTTTTTCTGGGTCTAGAACCTGTAATTATTGAAATTGACTGGGCTTGAAATTGTTTTTCGTTCTCATAGTTACGAAACGGTAAAAAAGATAAAATACGAGCCTGTTTTATAGCAAGAGTAATTAATCGTTGTTGTTTCAAGGTTAATCTATTTATTCGTCTCGATAATATTTTTCCTTGTTCACTAATAAATCTATTAATTAAACTCATGTTTCTATAATCAATTCGATCTCCCGGGCCAATCCGGGGACGCCTACGAAAAGGTTGTTTAGATTTACGAAAAGGTTGTTTGAATTTACGAAAAGTTTGCTTGGATTTACGAAAGGGTTGCTTGGATTTATTAAAAGTTTGCTTGGATTTACTAAAGGGTTGCTTAGATTTAAGAAAAGGTTGTTTAGATGTATACATGATTTATTCCTTATTTAATTTAAAATTGGAAAATGCACTTCTTTATTTTATTAATTTAGGATCCAGAAGAAGTAGTTTTTCTTTGATCCATATCTTATTTGATTCATATTTATAGTATATGAATACCCTCTATACATATGAAATAATATCGACCGGAAATCAGATGAGTTGATTTGTATTTTGTATTCTATACTATGTTTTATTTATATATAAAATATGAAGTTCTTACTCTTTCTGTTGTTTGGAAAGATCGAATACACGATGTTCCTATTTCTTTATTTCGTGATGAGTCGTATGCTtgcgacaataacgacaaaatTTTTTGAATTCTAATTGTCCGGGTGTATTGTGGCGATTCTTTTGAGTACTATATCTAGAAATCCCCGTCGATTCCTCATTGGCACCTTTTCGAACACAACTGATGCATTCCAAAATAACTCTGATTCTAACATCTTTTCCCTTGGCCATGAACCTCCTTTTCCTTTTGGATTGACTTAATTtaattcttctacttattcttttattcttctattttgaatccgaagaagaagaataaaattcattagaataatttttttttattcttaaattaagtaataaaaaatagagaaataattaaagaatacaATCCTTGTCGAATTAGCAAAGATTTTGGTTCGAAATCCTTTCATTTAATTAGTCAGCCCCGCCTTTTTCTATGCTCTGATTTCTGAGGCCTGATTTAGCTTGGGTACCCCTTTAAATTGAAtttctatttttaaaaatagGGTTTACCAAATTTTTAATGACTCTGAGGTTCAACCCAAtccatcttttctttctttttccttccGATACTAAAAAAAGATTGAAAAGGATAAGATAAAATTTTGTCATATCACGAAGAAATCTATCCCTCCCATAGCAATAACTAGAATTAAAAAAAAGGGAATGACAAAGCATCCGGGAATAAACGATTAATTTCTATCAATAAACCTGCTAAAGCACCAAACCATAGAGTACTTAGCACGGGTGCTACAGAGAGATATGTTTTTATATCCCGCATTGAAAATCCTCCTTCCTTGTTGGAATACATATATGATCATAAACTTATGCTATATATAAACTGAACCATAATCGACGAAATTTTCCGAAATTGTCCTATccctaaaaaataaaaagatgacCCCTTCTTCCTATATATTATCAAGGAAAAGTAATCTTTCTTTTATAGGCGAAATTCTATTGGATTTTAGCTGTATATAATTCCTTAATTATATGAGACCAAAAAGAAGAAATGACACGAGGGTTCTATATATAGATAGAGAAAGAATAAGAAAATTATGATGTGGAAAAGAAGACAGGAATTGTGTACAATGGCATTGCACAACAATTTAATTTGGAAAAGGGATGTAGCGCAGCTTGGTAGCGCGTTTGTTTTGGGTACAAAATGTCACAGGTTCAAATCCTGTCATCCCTACCTATTACTTCTTTCTTCTTTATAGGCAGTAGCAACGAGATCAATTAAAGTAAAGTGGGTATAACTGGAATTTGTGGAGACTATACGTACGTGAGATACATTAGGAAtagaaaaagattttctttttgaaTGAATGAAAGCGCTCTTAGTTCAGTTCGGTAGAACGCGGGTCTCCAAAACCCGATGTCGTAGGTTCAAATCCTACAGAGCGTGATTCCATCTATCTTATGTCGAAGCAGAGTAAAATAATTTAACAAAATTGAATTGTAACTCCAATTTGACCTCCTCCAGACCAGAGAGGAGGTCAATAAAAAAAAAAAAATGACTCAATCAAAGATCCAACTGATCCCCACGCCTGTATTGCAAATACGCAGTCACGAATAATCCCGCTAAAGTAATAGGAATTAGGCCTAAGACGATTCCAAATAGAAAAACTTCAATCATTTCGATTTGTTCGGGGGGATAAAAAAAGAGGTACGATCTATCCCTAAATAGTACTCTAAATTATCCACGAATCTCAATGACCAAGAAAAGAATTCCTAATTAGTCTGGAAAAGAGTCGTAGAATATCAGGAATCCCAAAGAAAGATTTTGCTTTTCTGAATTATTATTATTCAGTCAATTCAAATAAGACGTATCTTGTTCAAGCCAATAAATAGAGCTGGGGTTATAGTTAAAGCAGCCAGTAGAAAACCGAAATAACTAGTTAAAGTAAGCATGAAAGAGTtaaattccatttattttttTTTACTACACTACATATGTTGGTAAAGCATTTACCTAAGTTATGGAAAATTCATAATTCATCAGTTATTTTAGATAATACTAAAAAACAAGATAGAGTGAGATACAGAAGTGTAAAAGAAAGTGGATTCATCAGATGATACATGAGTCCCTAATTTCGAATCAAGAGATTTGTTATGGAATTTTTCAATTGAGTAAAGTAATAATATTAAGAACTAGATCATATAACCCCATTGAATGAAAAAATGAAATTGGATTTTCAGGGAAATTTCGGAATAAGAGATAAATAAacaattgaatttgaaaaaaaaacttctTTCTATTTTGGATAATTTCTTTTTCAATAGGACCCTCTTTTTGGACTGAACGATCGAATATTCCCCTATTCCTTCTTATTTTAATTTTAACTGATTGTATTCTATatggaataagaggagaagaaaagcatTCCACGACCTCCCGAGGGTCTgttaaaaaaaaaagaaagctcttccttgaatttactttatttttattcctttttcgaACTCCAACCAAAGTAGATTCGAAGACGAGTCACTTCAATTATCCTTTTAAGTTCTATTCTATCTTCTGTCTTTCCCTATTTCATCTCGTAAAGTTCCACGCTCGCAGTTTGGTCAAGAAAGTTAGACCTAATCCAACAAACAAGACAAGGATTAATTACGAATTATGAAAGGATAAATTTCACATATATATACTTGTCCTTGTATTGTGTCAGTATGAGAATATCCTTCCTAAATTATTTATCCAAACCTATTGATCATTAACTTAGATTTTCCCAAGATTTTGGCTGCTATTCCGAATTACTCTATTATTCCGAAGccaaggaaaataaatagaaccTACAAAAAAGGGGTTTTCTATTGACGCCTTGAATAACATATAGCTTACCTATAGACAAAAAAAAGTAATTATGTTTCGGAACCAGGCAAAACCAGATTGCTGTGCCATAGGAAGGATAGCTATACTAATTCGGTATACTCAAAATACACCTTTGgtacaaaattgacaatctcACAAGGATGAAATATCAGTAATTTTCTATTTACTGGTTGATCCCATCTTTTACGGAATCAATTCCTTTTTTGAATGTacaaaaattttgggagttcAGCATGTCTGGAAGCACGGGAGAACGTTCTTTTGCTGATATTATTACCAGTATTCGATACTGGGTTATTCATAGCATTACTATACCTTCCCTATTCATTGCGGGTTGGTTATTTGTCAGTACGGGTTTAGCTTATGACGTGTTTGGAAGTCCTAGGCCAAACGAATATTTCACGGAAAGCCGACAAGGAATTCCGTTAATAACCGACCGTTTTGATTCTTTAGAACAACTCGATGAATTTAGTAGATCCTTTTAGGAGGCCCTCAATGACCATAGATCGAACCTATCCTATTTTTACAGTGCGATGGCTGGCTATTCACGGACTAGCTGTACCTACTGTTTTTTTCTTGGGATCAATATCAGCAATGCAGTTCATCCAACGATAAACCAAATTCCAACTATAGAACTATGACACAATCAAACCCGAATGAACAAAATGTTGAATTGAATCGTACCAGTCTATACTGGGGTTTATTACTCATTTTTGTACTTGCTGTTTTATTTTCCAATTACTTCTTCAATTGAGAGAAAGAAAGAGACTAATAAGAATTCTCTTATCCCATTTGGAAAGATACCATCCTTATAACTACCCATGACTgtttttgtctctagcatgaccaATTGATAAAATGTGGAGGAAAGTAGGGGAAATGGCCGATACTACTGGAAGAATTCCTCTTTGGCTGATAGGTACTGTAGCTGGTATTCCTGTGATTGGTTTAGTAGGTGTTTTCTTTTATGGTTCATATTCTGGATTGGGTTCATCTCTATAGTAATCGGAGGGACCAGATTGTAAACATGAAAAAGTAGGAGCTTAGCGGGTCCTTACCCCCTTTATCTGATTAGAGCGGAAAGGACCCGCGGAATTTTTACTCTTATAACGCGAATTGAATCTATTCGATTCACTCTTATGAAGCAACAAGAAAAAGAGATCACTCGAGGATCCAATATCTTATTCCA
Coding sequences within it:
- the LOC123420209 gene encoding 30S ribosomal protein S18, chloroplastic, which produces MYTSKQPFLKSKQPFSKSKQTFNKSKQPFRKSKQTFRKFKQPFRKSKQPFRRRPRIGPGDRIDYRNMSLINRFISEQGKILSRRINRLTLKQQRLITLAIKQARILSFLPFRNYENEKQFQAQSISIITGSRPRKNRHIPQLTQKYNSNRNLRNYNQNLRNNNRNLSSDC